CCTGTTGTAATAGATGTGCAACTTTCGCCAAAGAAGTAGTTTTACCAGTTCCGTTAATTCCAACAAATAAAATCAAAAAGGGTTTTCCTTGTTTCTTTTTTTCATTAATGTTTGCAAACAGATCGTATGTTCCAGCTGAATCAAATAACGCAGATATGCTTGAAATAAGACTATCTTTAACAAATTTTTCAATTTCTTTTTTATCAACTTTAGAACCAATCAATTTTTCTTTAAGATCAGATTTGATGGATTCAATTACTTCAGTTGCAACATCAGATTCTAAGAGAGATATTTCTAATTCAAAAAGAACATCTTCAATGTCTTTTTCATTAAGTTCTTTTTCACCAAGACTTTTCGCTGCATTAGAAAACGCATTACGAAGTTTATCGAACATGGTTTATCCCGGTTTTTGTTGTTGCATTGCCTGCATCATTTGATTCATTTGCGCCCTTCCTTGTTCTAATCGATTTGCTGCATCTTGTTTTTTTACAGCAGTGTCTTGCAAAGCAATCTCAATTTCTTTAATTCTTGCTTCAAGATAGTTTATTGCTGAAGGAAAATCTTTTTCAACTGCAACTCCTGCACCTATATTCAAAACAATTTTGCTATTTGATGAAATTTTTGTTGGAATATATGTTCCCATTCCAATTGGAACCAAGGTTTCTGATTCAGGATTTTTACCAAGTGATTGAATGGATTCAATTGCAGCAGTTGCCTCTCTCAAAATACTAAAGAAAGTTGCTTCTCTTTGAGACAAATCTGAAAAATATGTTTCAAGCATTTGCATTTGCTGCATTAATTGCTCTGCCTGTTCTTCACTCATTTACAACCAACCTTCCTCAGATGGTTATAAATTCATTCATGGATAAGTAATTGAAAATCAAAATATGTAATGAATAAAAAAATAAAGATTAGAACTTTATTTTACTTTAGAGAATCTATCTTCTACCTCATCCCAATTAACTACATTCCACCATGCGGCGATATAGTCTGGTCTTTTGTTTTGGTAGTTGAGATAGTATGCATGTTCCCAAACATCACAGCCCAACAATGGTACTAATCCCTCAGTTCTTGGACTAGTTTGGTTTGGCATTGATTTGTATTCAACCTTTCCGGAAGAAGGATTGTAAACCAACCATCCCCAACCGCTACCTTGTATTACTGCTGTAGTGGATGAAAATTTCTCTTTAAAGTCAGAGAAGCTTCCAAAAGAATCTTTAATTGCATCAGCAACAGATCCTCCAGGTTCTCCGCCTCCGTTTGCTTTCATGTTGTTCCAAAATAGCCTGTGGTTATCATATCCACCACCGTTGAAATTAACTGCACTTCTTTGAGCTTCCGGTACTGAATTAATATCAGACAGAATGTCTATGATATCTTTCGATTGGATATCAGCAGGACATGCTTCAAGAGCTGCATTTAGTTTGTCAGTGTATGCTTGATGATGTTTTGTATGATGAATCTCCATTGTTCTTGCGTCAATGTGAGGTTCCAATGCATCATAAGCATATGGCATTTCAGGAAGAGTGTATTTTCCCATGAATACCCAAGAGGATTTATTCAATTTATTGCTTTAGTAAGCAATTCATTTTTACTTGCAAAAATCGTTAAAAAACTTGTGAAATTCCTAGTTTTTTCATTAATTGTAGTTATTGCAAGTGGATTTGTTTTGTTTCAAACAGTTCAAACAGAAAATGAATTTCGAGCATATTTGGATAAAAGTGTGCCATATATTGGAACTGACATTCCCAGAATGGAAGGTATTGACGGAACCGGAATTAAAATAGCAGTGATTGACACTGGTGTTGATTTTAATCATCCAGATTTGTTTGGATGGGGACCAAACGGTAAAGTCATAGGAGGATATAATTTCATTGATGAAAACCAGCCGCCTCTAGATACAAATGGTCATGGTACTCAAGTAGCAGGAGTAATTGCAGCTGATGGACAAGTGGTCGGAGTTGCACCCAAAGCAAAAATTCTTGCTTACAAAGTTTCAGAAAATGGAGAAGGGGTATCATCAGATTTGATTATCAGAGCAATCGAAAAAGCAGTTGAGGATGATGCAGATATTATCAATATTAGTTTAGGTGTTAATAGAACAAATGCAAAGATTGAGCGTGCAGTTAATCTTGCATTAGAAAAAGAAATTTTTGTAGTAACTGCAGCTGGAAATGATGGTCCTGAATTGCATACAATTGGAAGTCCGGGTAGAAATCACGGTTCTGTAACTGTAGGTGCAACATATAACAACCTCACGTCAAGCTTGGTTGCAACATTAGAAGTGGATGGAAAACCATTCACAGTAATTCCAATGATTGGTTCTACAAAATTAGACGTACCAATAACAGGGAAAATAATTTCAGCAGGATATGGAAAAATGGAGGACTTTGAAGAACTCAATGTAAAAGATGCAATTGTAATAGTGGAGAGAGGAAGCGATGTTGAAGGGGAACTGTTGTTTTTTTCAATCAAAGAAAGTAATGCGGCTTATGCAGGAGCTAAAGCTATGATAGTCTATAACAATGTGCCAGGAATTTTTTTGGGCGAACTGATTCATGAATTTATAGAACCAGATTATGCACCACAGATTCCAGTCGTATCAATTGACAGAGAAGAAGGACTAAAAATAATAGAATCAATCAAAGAAGAAAAGACTGCATCTTTGCATCTGTTTTACAATCCAGACTTTGTAGCACATTTTAGCTCAAGAGGTCCGGTATCACCATTTTACATAAAACCCGAACTTGTAGCACCTGGCGCATACATCAACACCACACAAAACAATGCAGGATATAATTTCACAAGCGGAACAAGTTATGCTGCACCTCATGTAAGCGGAGCTGCTGCTTTATTGCTTCAGAAAAATCCACAACTTCACCACCATGAGATAAAATCATTACTTTTAACTACAGTTGAGCCTGTTTCAGATGCCTACGGTCAGGAATTCTCCCTAAATGACGCAGGTGCAGGAAGATTGGATATAAGAAAAGCGTTTGGGGCCAAATTAATTATCATGCCACCAAATTTTGTATCAACAGCATCAACAGACAATCGAGTGGTTGAAAGACAACTAGAATTAAAATTGATTGAAGGAACATTGGATACTTTGGACGTAAAATTTGAAGGGCCTGAATTCATTAAATTTGCGCATATTCTTGAAGGGAATATTTTAAAAATCAAAATGAATGTGACTGAAGAAAATTTTGGAGAACATGAAGGAAAAATCATAATCAATCATGACGGAACTAGATACACCATTCCATTTTTGATACACTATACACAAGGTTCAATTTCTGTGAGTCAGCAAAATCAAAAAATCTCATTCGATATTTTTTATCCAGGTGAATGGAGTTTTGCAAAAATTTCAGTTATAAACAGCAAAGACGGTAGAGTTGACACTACAACTATGTTACCAAATAAAAAAACAACAATGGAAGTATATGAGAATGCAGAGTATTGGATTGAGGCAAAAATAAGAACCAATGAAAACACAACAAGTGCATATAATACAATTGAGATAACTACACTACCAGAAAACGTTCAAAGATTAGACATAGACATTCCAACAAAACAAATTGGAATAATTGCAGTAATAGTAGCTGCCGTTGGAATTTTTGGAATTATTAAAAGAAGATAATCTATTGAGTAGCTTTTGGTCCTGCAGCAATTATTTCAGGGGAGACATTTTCAAATCGCTTAAAATTCTCAATGAACATCTCTGCTAATTTTTTGGCAGATGATTCATACAAGTCTTTGTCATCCCATGTGTTTTTAGAATCCAATATTTCTGGAGGAACGCCATCTACTTCAGTTGGAATATCCAAATTAAACAAATCATCATGACGATACTCTACAGTATCCAATGCCCCTGAGAGTGCAGCAGTGACCATAGCACGACTGTACTTGATCTTTATTCTTTTTCCAATTCCATATGGACCACCAGACCAACCGGTGTTTACAAGATAGACTACAGTGTTGTGTTTGTCAATTTTTTCTCCAAGTAATTTAGCGTAAACTGAAGCAGGTCTAGGCATGAATGGGGCGCCAAAACACTCTGAAAACACAGATTTTGGTTCTTTGATACCGCGTTCGGTTCCTGCCAATTTACTTGTATAACCAGATATAAAATGAAACATTGCTCCTTCTCTTGTCAATCGAGAAACTGGTGGTAAAACACCCAATGCATCAGCAGTCAAAAATACAATGACTTTAGGATTTCCACCAACACTTGGAATTACTGCACCTGGAATGAAATCTAACGGATACGCAACTCGAGTGTTTTCAGTTAACGTGTTATCATCATAATCAGGAACATTATCTTTAAGCACAACATTTTCTAAAACTGCACCAGGTTTGATTGCATTCCAAATTTCCGGTTCTGCTTCTTTACTAAGATTGATACATTTTGCATAGCATCCACCTTCAAAGTTGAATGTTCCATTATCAGACCATCCATGTTCATCATCACCGATTAGGTTTCGATTTGGATCTGCAGAAAGAGTAGTTTTTCCGGTACCAGATAATCCAAAGAACAGTGCAGTATCTCCCTTTTTGCCAATGTTTGCAGAGCAGTGCATTGGAAATATTCCTCGTTCTGGTAGAAGAAAATTCATTACGCCAAACATAGACTTTTTCATTTCACCTGCATATTCTGTTCCTCCAATCAATACAATTTTTCTTGTCAAATCAATTAGGATAAAGACATCAGTTCTAGTTCCATCAACTTCTGGAACTGCAACAAAGTCGTTAATACATAAAATAGTAAATTCGGGCTCATGGTTTTCCAACTCTTCTTTTGTTGGCCTAATGAACAAGTTTCTTGAAAACATACTTTGCCAAACATGATCATTTATCACTCTAATTGGCAAACGATTATCAGGATCAGATCCTACAAAACCATCAAAAACATAAAGCTCCTTGTTATCAACAAACTTTTTCATTTTTTCTAAAAGTTTTTCAAATTTCTCAGATGGGAATTGGTGGTTGATTTTTCCCCAATCAATGGTATCTCGGGTTTTATCATCAAAGACGATAAATCTGTCATCAGGGGATCTTCCAGTATATTTTCCAGTATTTACTGAGAGAGAACCTGTTGAATTTACTACACCCTCCTTTCTTTCAACTGCAATGCGCACCATTTCTTCAACACTGAGGTTTCTGTGGACTTTGGATGGGTTTATTCCAAATTTAGATAGTTGTGAGGAAAATTTGTCAGTTACAGCAGTACCTACTACTTGAGTCAGAGGATTTTGCCTCCAAAAGTGATTTTGTCAATCCCAGGCTGGTTCATGAGATATCGATCCGCCCAAAGTTTCCTTATTATCTTTTTCTTATGAGAAATGTATTTTGTATCTAGGAACGTATTTATTCCAAAATTCAAAAGTCAAATTGATGCCTATCAACAAGGACAAGATTGCAAAGAGACAGGAAGTAAAAGAACACAATCCTGACTTTGTAAGACCAGAAAGCTGGCGTTATGTTAGATTACAGACCAATTGGAGAAAACCAAAAGGCATAGATCATCATCAAAGAAAACAAAAGAGCAGAGGCCGTCCGGGACTTGTCAAAGTAGGGTATGGAGGACCAAAAGAAGCAAGAGGATTACACCCATCAGGATATACAGATAATTTAGTTTTCAATTTATCGGATTTAGAAAAACTTGATCCAAAAAAAGATGGAGTGAGATTTGGACACAGTGTTGGTACTAGAAAAAGAAAAGAGATTATTGTAAAAGCAATTGAAAATAAATTCAAAATTTTTAATGCGAGAGTGAGTGCAAGTGGTAGTAAATCTTAACGCAAAGAAAAGACTCGCATCCAGAGTCACAGGTGTGGGAATTCACAGAATTAAGTTTGATACTGATCATCTGGATGATATTGCAGATGCAATTACAAGAGAAAACATTAGAAGTCTCATCACTGCAAATACAATCAAAATCAAACCATTTGTAGGTACATCAAGAGGCAGAGCACAACACAAGAAAGATCAGAAAAACAAGAGAGGTATAACTCAAGGTTCAAAGCAAGGTAGAAAAGGCGCAAGAGTTGGAAAAAAAGAAGTTTATGTTGCCAAGGTTCGCTCATTGAGAAGATTACTAAAGATTGCAAAAGACAGAAAAGACTTGACCAATCCAGAATTCTGGGCA
The nucleotide sequence above comes from Nitrosopumilus sp.. Encoded proteins:
- a CDS encoding S8 family serine peptidase; translated protein: MKFLVFSLIVVIASGFVLFQTVQTENEFRAYLDKSVPYIGTDIPRMEGIDGTGIKIAVIDTGVDFNHPDLFGWGPNGKVIGGYNFIDENQPPLDTNGHGTQVAGVIAADGQVVGVAPKAKILAYKVSENGEGVSSDLIIRAIEKAVEDDADIINISLGVNRTNAKIERAVNLALEKEIFVVTAAGNDGPELHTIGSPGRNHGSVTVGATYNNLTSSLVATLEVDGKPFTVIPMIGSTKLDVPITGKIISAGYGKMEDFEELNVKDAIVIVERGSDVEGELLFFSIKESNAAYAGAKAMIVYNNVPGIFLGELIHEFIEPDYAPQIPVVSIDREEGLKIIESIKEEKTASLHLFYNPDFVAHFSSRGPVSPFYIKPELVAPGAYINTTQNNAGYNFTSGTSYAAPHVSGAAALLLQKNPQLHHHEIKSLLLTTVEPVSDAYGQEFSLNDAGAGRLDIRKAFGAKLIIMPPNFVSTASTDNRVVERQLELKLIEGTLDTLDVKFEGPEFIKFAHILEGNILKIKMNVTEENFGEHEGKIIINHDGTRYTIPFLIHYTQGSISVSQQNQKISFDIFYPGEWSFAKISVINSKDGRVDTTTMLPNKKTTMEVYENAEYWIEAKIRTNENTTSAYNTIEITTLPENVQRLDIDIPTKQIGIIAVIVAAVGIFGIIKRR
- a CDS encoding superoxide dismutase, translating into MGKYTLPEMPYAYDALEPHIDARTMEIHHTKHHQAYTDKLNAALEACPADIQSKDIIDILSDINSVPEAQRSAVNFNGGGYDNHRLFWNNMKANGGGEPGGSVADAIKDSFGSFSDFKEKFSSTTAVIQGSGWGWLVYNPSSGKVEYKSMPNQTSPRTEGLVPLLGCDVWEHAYYLNYQNKRPDYIAAWWNVVNWDEVEDRFSKVK
- the pfdA gene encoding prefoldin subunit alpha — translated: MSEEQAEQLMQQMQMLETYFSDLSQREATFFSILREATAAIESIQSLGKNPESETLVPIGMGTYIPTKISSNSKIVLNIGAGVAVEKDFPSAINYLEARIKEIEIALQDTAVKKQDAANRLEQGRAQMNQMMQAMQQQKPG
- the pckA gene encoding phosphoenolpyruvate carboxykinase (ATP) codes for the protein MTQVVGTAVTDKFSSQLSKFGINPSKVHRNLSVEEMVRIAVERKEGVVNSTGSLSVNTGKYTGRSPDDRFIVFDDKTRDTIDWGKINHQFPSEKFEKLLEKMKKFVDNKELYVFDGFVGSDPDNRLPIRVINDHVWQSMFSRNLFIRPTKEELENHEPEFTILCINDFVAVPEVDGTRTDVFILIDLTRKIVLIGGTEYAGEMKKSMFGVMNFLLPERGIFPMHCSANIGKKGDTALFFGLSGTGKTTLSADPNRNLIGDDEHGWSDNGTFNFEGGCYAKCINLSKEAEPEIWNAIKPGAVLENVVLKDNVPDYDDNTLTENTRVAYPLDFIPGAVIPSVGGNPKVIVFLTADALGVLPPVSRLTREGAMFHFISGYTSKLAGTERGIKEPKSVFSECFGAPFMPRPASVYAKLLGEKIDKHNTVVYLVNTGWSGGPYGIGKRIKIKYSRAMVTAALSGALDTVEYRHDDLFNLDIPTEVDGVPPEILDSKNTWDDKDLYESSAKKLAEMFIENFKRFENVSPEIIAAGPKATQ
- a CDS encoding 50S ribosomal protein L19e translates to MVVNLNAKKRLASRVTGVGIHRIKFDTDHLDDIADAITRENIRSLITANTIKIKPFVGTSRGRAQHKKDQKNKRGITQGSKQGRKGARVGKKEVYVAKVRSLRRLLKIAKDRKDLTNPEFWALYKKVGGNTVRNKAHLRLLMDEIKEKRKD
- a CDS encoding 50S ribosomal protein L32e: MPINKDKIAKRQEVKEHNPDFVRPESWRYVRLQTNWRKPKGIDHHQRKQKSRGRPGLVKVGYGGPKEARGLHPSGYTDNLVFNLSDLEKLDPKKDGVRFGHSVGTRKRKEIIVKAIENKFKIFNARVSASGSKS